A genomic segment from Castor canadensis chromosome 1, mCasCan1.hap1v2, whole genome shotgun sequence encodes:
- the Ccdc90b gene encoding coiled-coil domain-containing protein 90B, mitochondrial isoform X3, whose protein sequence is MHWFKTWKLMGYACLKKYFWMPTGFDKTQAETIVSALTTLSNVSLDTIYKEMVTQAQQEITVQQLMAHLDSIRKDMVILEKSEFANLRAENEKMKIELDQVKQQLMHEASKIRADNKLDINLERSRVTDMFTAQEKQLMETTTEFTKKNSQTKSVISETSNKIDTEIASLKTLMESNKLETIRYLAASVFTCLAIALGFYRFWK, encoded by the exons ATGCATTGGTTCAAGACTTGGAAACTCATG GGATatgcatgtttaaaaaaatatttttggatgcCTACAGGATTTGACAAAACCCAAGCAGAAACAATTGTATCAGCATTAACCACTTTATCAAATGTCAGCCTGGATACTATCTACAAGGAAATGGTTACTCAAGCTCAACAG gaaatAACAGTACAACAGCTAATGGCTCATTTGGATTccatcaggaaagacatggtcaTCCTAGAGAAGAGTGAATTTGCAAATCTGAGAGCAGAGAATGAG aaaatgaaaattgaactAGACCAAGTTAAACAACAACTGAtg catGAAGCCAGTAAAATCAGAGCAGATAATAAACTGGATATTAACCTAGAAAGAAGCAGAGTAACAGATATG TTTACAGCTCAAGAAAAGcaacttatggaaacaaccaCAGAATTTACTAAAAAG AATAGCCAGACCAAAAGTGTTATATCAGAAACCAGTAATAAAATTGACACTGAAATTGCTTCCTTAAAAACACTGATGGAGTCTAACAAACTTGAGACAATTCGTTATCTTGCAG cCTCGGTGTTTACTTGCCTGGCAATAGCATTGGGATTTTATAGATTCTGGAAATAG